A DNA window from Streptomyces bacillaris contains the following coding sequences:
- a CDS encoding NAD-dependent epimerase/dehydratase family protein: METSTERPGGRRVVVTGATGNVGTGVVRALAADPEIGSVLGLARRRPDLDIAKVAWDTVDLSREDSEERLTGLLDGADAVVHLAWRFQPTHDPVTTWRSNVLGSQRVFRAVERSGVPALVHASSVGAYSPGPKHEPGVDEQWPTDGWPDAAYCREKAYLERVLDAYELRNPQIRVVRMRPGFLFKETAAPEQRRIFAGRHVPGTLIRPDLLPFVPDLEGLRFQVLHTDDAAEAYRLAVLRDVRGPFNLAADPVLDAHRLAELLDARTVRLPRALVRTALATAWRAHAVPASPHLFDAVLRLPVLDSTRAHEELGWRPTRTAEDALRAFLRGVREGRGEDTAPLAGRKTG, encoded by the coding sequence ATGGAGACCAGCACCGAACGGCCCGGTGGCAGGCGTGTCGTGGTCACCGGAGCCACCGGCAACGTCGGCACCGGCGTGGTCCGCGCGCTGGCGGCGGACCCGGAGATCGGCTCCGTACTCGGTCTGGCGCGCAGGCGCCCCGACCTGGACATCGCGAAGGTCGCCTGGGACACCGTCGACCTCTCGCGCGAGGACAGCGAGGAGCGGCTCACCGGCCTGCTGGACGGCGCCGACGCCGTCGTCCATCTCGCGTGGCGCTTCCAGCCCACCCACGACCCCGTCACCACCTGGCGCAGCAACGTCCTCGGCTCCCAGCGGGTCTTCCGCGCGGTCGAGCGGAGCGGGGTCCCGGCTCTGGTGCACGCCTCCTCCGTCGGCGCCTACTCGCCGGGGCCCAAGCACGAACCCGGCGTCGACGAGCAGTGGCCGACCGACGGCTGGCCGGACGCCGCCTACTGCCGGGAGAAGGCCTACCTGGAGCGCGTCCTCGACGCCTACGAGCTGCGGAACCCGCAGATCCGGGTGGTACGGATGCGGCCCGGCTTCCTCTTCAAGGAGACGGCCGCGCCCGAGCAGCGCCGGATCTTCGCGGGCCGCCATGTCCCGGGCACCCTCATCCGCCCCGACCTGCTGCCCTTCGTGCCCGACCTGGAGGGGCTGCGCTTCCAGGTCCTGCACACCGACGACGCCGCCGAGGCGTACCGGCTGGCCGTGCTCCGCGACGTACGCGGCCCCTTCAACCTGGCGGCGGACCCGGTGCTCGACGCCCACCGGCTGGCGGAGCTGCTCGACGCCCGTACCGTACGGCTCCCGAGGGCACTGGTCCGTACGGCGCTCGCGACCGCCTGGCGCGCCCACGCCGTACCGGCTTCGCCGCACCTCTTCGACGCGGTGCTGCGGCTGCCCGTCCTGGACTCCACCCGGGCGCACGAAGAACTCGGGTGGCGGCCCACCCGCACGGCCGAGGACGCGCTCAGGGCCTTTCTGCGCGGCGTGCGGGAAGGCCGGGGCGAGGACACCGCCCCGTTGGCCGGCCGGAAGACCGGCTGA
- a CDS encoding FUSC family protein gives MKERLTRLARSVRPPDRYQVVQSLKAAGAAAVAWAVTGWWLEAPMALMAPWAAVALVQGTVYRSLRSAVQLFLMIAAGTLMAAGAALLTGNTMTALLIALPPAVLLGNWARAGGQGLYAPTTALFVLAYGSYSLPAVGHRLLETAVGAAVGIAVNALVLPPVHSQHVNKLAYALPRDCARLLGELSDGIREGYDEERAERWYRSAGDMLGALAELRTARGWASESFRLNPGHRLRRRTPAPSDTWDVLWARVGDRLLTLTLTLWEASSERRGLPRPPTGALAGLSELLSAAAEVCAVEQEVMEHGPDEERRGRRDAQLADAHRAFMGVKEYLHGSDSDTDASLGSLLAACRALLDDLTPEKEEGGRRTAAG, from the coding sequence GTGAAGGAACGTCTCACGCGGCTCGCCCGGAGCGTGCGGCCCCCCGACCGCTACCAGGTGGTGCAGTCCCTCAAAGCCGCCGGCGCGGCCGCCGTCGCCTGGGCGGTGACGGGGTGGTGGCTGGAGGCCCCGATGGCGCTGATGGCCCCCTGGGCGGCCGTCGCCCTGGTGCAGGGGACCGTCTACCGCTCCCTGCGCTCCGCGGTCCAGCTCTTCCTGATGATCGCGGCCGGGACGCTGATGGCCGCCGGTGCAGCCCTCCTGACGGGCAACACCATGACCGCCCTGCTCATCGCCCTCCCCCCGGCCGTGCTGCTGGGCAACTGGGCCCGGGCCGGCGGCCAGGGGCTGTACGCGCCCACCACCGCCCTGTTCGTGCTGGCGTACGGCTCCTACTCACTGCCCGCCGTGGGGCACCGGCTCCTGGAGACGGCGGTCGGGGCCGCCGTGGGCATCGCGGTGAACGCGCTCGTCCTGCCGCCCGTGCACTCCCAGCACGTCAACAAGCTGGCGTACGCCCTGCCGCGCGACTGCGCGCGGCTGCTGGGCGAGCTGAGCGACGGCATCCGCGAGGGGTACGACGAGGAGCGCGCGGAGCGGTGGTACCGGTCGGCCGGTGACATGCTCGGGGCCCTCGCGGAGCTGCGGACCGCACGGGGGTGGGCCTCCGAGAGCTTCCGGCTCAACCCCGGCCATCGCCTCCGCCGCCGCACTCCGGCCCCGTCCGACACCTGGGACGTGCTCTGGGCCCGGGTGGGGGACCGGCTGCTGACCCTGACCCTGACGTTGTGGGAGGCCTCCTCCGAACGGCGGGGCCTCCCCCGTCCGCCGACCGGGGCCCTGGCCGGGCTGAGCGAGCTGCTCTCCGCCGCGGCGGAGGTCTGCGCCGTCGAGCAGGAGGTCATGGAGCACGGTCCGGACGAGGAGCGCCGGGGCCGCCGCGACGCCCAACTGGCCGACGCGCACCGGGCCTTCATGGGGGTGAAGGAGTACCTGCACGGGTCGGACTCCGACACGGACGCCTCCCTGGGCAGCCTGCTGGCGGCCTGCCGGGCGCTGCTCGACGACCTCACGCCCGAGAAGGAGGAAGGCGGCCGGCGGACCGCTGCCGGATGA
- a CDS encoding zinc-dependent alcohol dehydrogenase: MRALTYQGKRDVRVETVPDPRIQDPTDIIVKITSTGICGSDLHLYEVLGPYLDPGDILGHEPMGVVEEVGPEVTAVAPGDRVVIPFNVSCGHCHTCGQGLHSQCETTQVHEYGTGASLFGYTKLYGQVPGGQAEYLRVPFGNALPIKVPHGPSDDRFVYLSDVLPTAWQAVEYADIPPGGSVTVLGLGPIGAMAARIALHRGAGLVIGVDLVPERLDRVSRYGATCLDLRRYDQGKELGDAVRGLTDGRGTDAVIDAVGMEAHGAPVAKAAHAAVGLLPDKVGRRLMETAGIDRLTALHTAIDLVRRGGTISISGVYGGSADPMPLLTLFDKQIQLRMGQANVKRWVDDLLPLLVDGDPLGVDSFATHHLPLEDGPKAYETFQKKADGMIKTLLVP; this comes from the coding sequence GTGCGCGCACTGACCTATCAGGGAAAGCGGGACGTCCGGGTGGAGACCGTTCCGGATCCGCGGATCCAGGACCCCACGGACATCATCGTCAAGATCACCTCCACCGGGATCTGCGGCTCGGACCTCCACCTCTACGAGGTGCTCGGCCCCTACCTCGATCCCGGCGACATCCTCGGCCACGAACCCATGGGTGTGGTGGAGGAGGTGGGGCCCGAGGTGACCGCCGTCGCCCCGGGGGACCGGGTGGTCATCCCGTTCAACGTGTCCTGCGGCCACTGCCACACGTGCGGCCAGGGGCTGCACTCGCAGTGCGAGACCACCCAGGTCCATGAGTACGGCACCGGCGCCTCGCTCTTCGGCTACACCAAGCTGTACGGGCAGGTGCCCGGCGGGCAGGCCGAGTACCTGCGGGTGCCCTTCGGGAACGCCCTGCCCATCAAGGTGCCGCACGGCCCCTCGGACGACCGGTTCGTCTATCTGTCGGACGTCCTGCCGACCGCCTGGCAGGCCGTGGAGTACGCGGACATCCCGCCCGGCGGCAGCGTCACCGTCCTCGGTCTCGGCCCGATCGGCGCGATGGCGGCCCGGATCGCGCTGCACCGGGGCGCCGGACTCGTCATCGGCGTGGACCTTGTGCCCGAGCGCCTGGACCGGGTCAGCCGGTACGGGGCCACCTGCCTGGACCTGCGCCGGTACGACCAGGGCAAGGAACTCGGCGACGCGGTCCGGGGCCTCACCGACGGGCGGGGTACGGACGCGGTGATCGACGCCGTCGGCATGGAGGCCCACGGGGCACCCGTCGCCAAGGCGGCGCACGCGGCGGTGGGCCTGCTCCCCGACAAGGTCGGCCGGCGCCTGATGGAGACGGCCGGCATCGACCGCCTCACCGCCCTCCACACCGCCATCGACCTGGTGCGCCGGGGCGGCACGATCTCCATCTCCGGTGTCTACGGCGGCTCCGCCGACCCGATGCCGCTGCTGACCCTCTTCGACAAGCAGATCCAGCTCCGCATGGGCCAGGCCAACGTGAAGCGCTGGGTCGACGACCTGCTGCCGCTGCTGGTCGACGGAGACCCGCTGGGCGTGGACTCCTTCGCCACCCACCATCTCCCGCTGGAGGACGGGCCGAAGGCGTACGAGACGTTCCAGAAGAAGGCCGACGGCATGATCAAGACCCTGCTGGTCCCCTGA
- a CDS encoding cytochrome P450 produces MVDDTLPLLLRGYGWLPDRRRRSGGAPVETRLLGKRAIALHGPAAVRFFYDEHHIRRTDALPQPVIDTLFGRGAVHTLDGERHGVRKALFTGLLKEPARVRDLSERVARELEGARAGWAARGRVVLFDETAEVLTRAVHAWAGVPLADDAVATTARDMIAMVDGFASVGPRHLRARRARRHQEERLAPLVGTAREGIAPEGDGSGPTVFRTIAAHRHADGALLDPRTAAVEVLNVLRPTVAITWFAVFAAHALHRHPEHREVLAGGDGPEYAWAFAQEVRRFYPFAPFVGGLAAERLEWAGRTIEPGTMVLLDLYGLDHDPDLWPEPYRFDPTRFLGSAPPVDALVPQGGGPVDGHRCPGEDVTVAVLAEVAGFLARTSYDVVEQDLRIPLSRIPTAPRSGFVIGNVAPAPAGAGAGAARRG; encoded by the coding sequence ATGGTCGACGACACCCTCCCGCTCCTGCTGCGCGGCTACGGCTGGCTGCCCGACCGCAGGCGCCGCAGCGGCGGAGCGCCCGTGGAGACCCGGCTGCTCGGCAAACGGGCGATCGCCCTGCACGGTCCGGCGGCCGTGCGGTTCTTCTACGACGAGCACCACATCCGGCGCACGGACGCCCTGCCCCAGCCCGTGATCGACACCCTCTTCGGCCGGGGCGCGGTCCACACCCTGGACGGCGAGCGCCACGGGGTGCGCAAGGCCCTCTTCACGGGGCTGCTCAAGGAGCCCGCCCGGGTACGCGACCTCTCCGAACGGGTCGCCCGGGAGCTGGAGGGGGCACGGGCGGGGTGGGCCGCGCGGGGGCGGGTGGTCCTCTTCGACGAGACGGCCGAGGTCCTCACCCGTGCGGTGCACGCCTGGGCCGGGGTGCCGCTGGCCGACGACGCGGTGGCCACCACGGCCCGGGACATGATCGCCATGGTGGACGGTTTCGCCTCCGTGGGCCCCCGCCACCTCCGGGCCCGGCGGGCCCGCCGCCACCAGGAGGAACGGCTGGCCCCGCTGGTGGGGACGGCGCGTGAGGGAATCGCTCCGGAGGGCGACGGATCCGGCCCCACCGTTTTCCGTACGATCGCGGCGCACCGGCACGCGGACGGGGCCCTGCTCGATCCGCGCACCGCCGCGGTGGAGGTGCTGAACGTGCTGCGGCCGACGGTGGCGATCACCTGGTTCGCCGTCTTCGCCGCCCACGCCCTGCACCGCCACCCCGAGCACCGCGAAGTGCTGGCGGGCGGGGACGGCCCCGAATACGCCTGGGCGTTCGCGCAGGAGGTGCGCCGGTTCTATCCGTTCGCGCCCTTCGTGGGCGGGCTGGCGGCCGAGCGGCTGGAGTGGGCCGGGCGGACGATCGAGCCGGGCACGATGGTGCTGCTCGATCTGTACGGGCTGGATCACGACCCGGACCTGTGGCCCGAACCGTACCGCTTCGACCCGACCCGCTTCCTGGGCAGTGCCCCGCCCGTCGACGCGCTGGTCCCCCAGGGAGGCGGTCCCGTGGACGGCCACCGGTGCCCCGGTGAGGACGTCACGGTCGCGGTCCTGGCCGAGGTGGCGGGGTTCCTGGCGCGGACCTCGTACGACGTCGTGGAGCAGGATCTGCGTATCCCGCTGAGCCGGATCCCGACGGCGCCCCGGAGCGGATTCGTGATCGGGAACGTGGCCCCGGCCCCGGCCGGAGCCGGGGCCGGGGCGGCGCGCAGGGGCTGA
- a CDS encoding DUF5709 domain-containing protein, translated as MSDQARGDDVYQPQDDDGQDPPNDDLDLENTLDERDLDDQLDEGYSPPERPLGVTKFGTTGAEEREGESLDQRLAQEVADVEPPPGDGIGDLPRGEGEPRERIEGDACAGRLTEADDATGRHTDVFAEDVGIDGGAASAEEAAVHVADEDDRAGGA; from the coding sequence ATGAGTGACCAGGCGCGCGGCGACGATGTGTACCAGCCGCAGGACGACGACGGCCAGGACCCGCCGAACGACGACCTCGATCTGGAGAACACGCTCGACGAACGGGACCTGGACGACCAACTGGACGAGGGGTACTCCCCGCCGGAACGTCCGCTGGGTGTGACCAAGTTCGGCACCACGGGCGCGGAGGAGCGGGAGGGCGAATCGCTCGACCAGCGGCTCGCCCAGGAGGTCGCGGACGTCGAACCGCCGCCGGGTGACGGCATCGGTGACCTTCCGCGGGGCGAGGGCGAACCGCGGGAGCGCATCGAGGGCGATGCCTGTGCCGGGCGGCTCACGGAGGCGGACGACGCGACCGGGCGGCACACCGATGTCTTCGCGGAGGACGTCGGCATCGACGGCGGTGCCGCGTCGGCGGAGGAAGCGGCGGTGCACGTGGCCGACGAGGACGACCGGGCCGGGGGCGCCTGA
- a CDS encoding cysteine hydrolase family protein: MGNSALIVIDMINAYDHPDAELLVPSVRAALPQLTRLIDRARAEGVPVIYANDNFGEWRSHHGEIIETTLAGKNAELVEPILPDDDSLFVVKARHSIFYETPLSYLLSQLGADHVVLCGQVTEQCVLYSALDAHIRQLRVTVPEDAVAHIHGDLAEAALRMMERNMSATVRTADTVAF; encoded by the coding sequence ATGGGAAACAGCGCCCTCATCGTCATCGACATGATCAACGCTTACGACCATCCCGACGCCGAGCTGCTCGTTCCCTCCGTCCGTGCGGCCCTCCCCCAGCTCACCCGGCTGATCGACCGCGCCCGTGCCGAAGGCGTTCCGGTCATCTACGCGAACGACAATTTCGGTGAATGGCGGTCCCACCACGGCGAGATCATCGAGACCACGCTCGCCGGGAAGAACGCGGAACTGGTAGAGCCGATCCTGCCGGACGACGATTCCCTCTTCGTCGTCAAGGCACGGCATTCCATCTTCTACGAGACCCCGCTCAGCTATCTGCTCTCCCAGTTGGGGGCGGACCATGTCGTGCTCTGCGGCCAGGTGACGGAACAGTGCGTGCTGTATTCGGCGCTCGACGCGCATATCCGACAGTTGCGCGTCACCGTGCCGGAGGACGCCGTGGCCCATATCCACGGGGATCTGGCCGAGGCCGCGCTGCGCATGATGGAGCGGAACATGAGCGCCACGGTCCGGACGGCGGACACGGTCGCCTTCTGA
- a CDS encoding plasmid stabilization protein, whose translation MPAGSNAKRERQYEHIKESQEERGASEKRAKEIAARTVNKERARSGESKTASRTSTRDKKSAYERGGERSHRGAQGPTKDQLYEEARKKNIDGRSSMNKAELKKALGR comes from the coding sequence ATGCCTGCTGGATCGAATGCGAAGCGTGAACGTCAGTACGAGCACATCAAGGAGAGCCAGGAAGAGCGGGGCGCCTCCGAGAAGCGCGCCAAGGAGATCGCCGCCCGGACGGTGAACAAGGAGCGGGCGCGCTCCGGTGAATCGAAGACGGCGAGCCGGACGTCGACGCGGGACAAGAAGTCCGCGTACGAACGCGGGGGCGAACGCTCCCACAGGGGCGCGCAGGGTCCGACGAAGGACCAGCTCTACGAAGAGGCCAGGAAGAAGAACATCGACGGGCGCTCCTCGATGAACAAGGCGGAGCTGAAGAAGGCCCTCGGACGCTGA
- a CDS encoding HAD family hydrolase, which translates to MAARAAVFDVDGTLADTNHLHVVAWWEAFRQAGHTVPMPDIHRAVGLGSGDLIERLLGPDRDRDQDSAISSAHKALYGTYFDRLPAFAGACDLLRTLAGRGWRVVLATSASGPELAALRRAVDADEAIADTASSDDVDEGKPSPEPVQLALELAGAEAEQAVFVGDTVWDMEAATRAGVRTVALLSGGIPRADLERAGADAVFRDVADLLARLDESPFA; encoded by the coding sequence ATGGCAGCGCGCGCGGCAGTCTTCGACGTGGACGGCACTCTCGCCGACACCAACCACCTGCATGTCGTGGCGTGGTGGGAGGCGTTCCGGCAGGCGGGGCACACCGTGCCGATGCCGGACATCCACCGGGCGGTCGGGCTGGGCTCGGGCGATCTGATCGAGCGGCTGCTCGGCCCGGACCGGGACCGCGACCAGGACTCCGCCATCAGCTCCGCGCACAAGGCGCTCTACGGGACGTACTTCGACCGCCTCCCCGCCTTCGCAGGGGCGTGCGATCTGCTGCGCACCCTGGCCGGGCGCGGCTGGCGGGTCGTGCTGGCCACCTCGGCGAGCGGTCCGGAGCTGGCGGCCCTGCGGCGGGCGGTGGACGCGGACGAGGCCATTGCCGACACGGCGAGTTCGGACGACGTGGACGAGGGCAAGCCGTCCCCGGAGCCCGTACAGCTGGCCCTGGAGCTGGCCGGCGCCGAGGCGGAGCAGGCGGTCTTCGTGGGGGACACGGTGTGGGACATGGAGGCGGCGACCCGGGCCGGGGTGCGGACGGTGGCACTGCTGTCGGGCGGCATCCCCCGCGCGGACCTGGAGCGGGCGGGGGCGGACGCGGTCTTCCGGGACGTGGCCGATCTGCTCGCCCGGCTGGACGAGAGCCCGTTCGCGTAG
- a CDS encoding DUF5133 domain-containing protein: MLMAHPAVLEELLRRYEELRTRHGEGAARQLEDVSYTLCVSTGTRDIAAALTVARDQLRRSAPRRDDVVSA, translated from the coding sequence ATGCTGATGGCCCATCCCGCGGTACTCGAAGAACTGCTGCGCCGTTACGAAGAACTCCGGACCCGGCACGGCGAGGGGGCGGCCCGGCAGTTGGAGGACGTCAGCTATACGCTCTGCGTCTCCACCGGGACCCGGGACATCGCTGCCGCGCTCACCGTCGCCCGGGACCAGCTGCGCCGCTCCGCCCCGAGACGGGACGACGTGGTCTCCGCCTGA
- a CDS encoding SDR family oxidoreductase — MTAHTWPDAPVALVTGADSGIGRAVAVKLAQQGMDVGITYHRDRTGGENTAGEVRAAGRRAAVARLDLTELPEAADVVDTLAGELGRVDILVNCAGTGTATRFLDLDHTTVRQVVDVDLVGPLLCSQRAARRMIAQGDGGRIVNITSVHEHQPRVGAAPYCAAKGGLGLLTQVMALELAEYGITVNSVAPGEIATPMTGQEDTDVAAVDRPGIPLGRPGDAREVASVVAFLAGPDSSYVTGASWAVDGGMLRMGPQAGSHLRSDDWRRP, encoded by the coding sequence ATGACCGCACACACCTGGCCCGACGCACCGGTGGCGCTGGTGACCGGCGCGGATTCGGGCATCGGCCGGGCCGTCGCCGTGAAGCTCGCGCAGCAGGGCATGGACGTGGGCATCACGTACCACCGCGACCGTACGGGCGGCGAGAACACGGCCGGGGAAGTGCGCGCGGCCGGCCGGCGGGCAGCCGTGGCCCGGCTCGACCTCACCGAGCTGCCGGAGGCGGCCGATGTGGTGGACACGCTCGCGGGCGAGCTGGGCCGGGTGGACATCCTGGTCAACTGTGCGGGAACGGGCACCGCCACCCGCTTTCTCGACCTGGACCACACGACGGTCCGGCAGGTGGTCGACGTGGACCTCGTCGGCCCGCTCCTCTGCTCGCAGCGTGCGGCCCGGCGCATGATCGCCCAGGGGGACGGCGGCCGCATCGTGAACATCACCTCGGTCCACGAGCACCAGCCCCGGGTCGGCGCGGCCCCCTACTGCGCGGCCAAGGGCGGGCTGGGCCTGCTGACGCAGGTGATGGCCCTGGAGCTGGCCGAGTACGGCATCACCGTGAACTCCGTGGCCCCCGGCGAGATCGCCACCCCGATGACCGGGCAGGAGGACACCGACGTCGCGGCCGTGGACCGGCCGGGCATCCCGCTCGGGCGTCCCGGCGACGCCCGTGAGGTCGCCTCGGTCGTCGCCTTCCTGGCCGGCCCCGACTCCTCGTACGTCACCGGCGCCTCCTGGGCGGTGGACGGCGGGATGCTGCGCATGGGGCCTCAGGCGGGCTCCCATCTGCGCTCCGACGACTGGCGCCGCCCCTGA
- a CDS encoding RNA polymerase sigma factor SigF gives MQAASAPQPSTDTGAPSSDEAFRKLVTLPRGPERDALREEIVCAWLPMAYRLASRFRNRGEPMDDLRQVAAMGLVKAVDRYDPARGKAFETYAVPTVTGELKRHFRDHTWDVHVPRRVQDLRNQVRTARRDLAQRLGGRAPTCAEIAAEANLPEEDVLLGLEALESYSALSLDAEPAGVDGGATLADRLGSWDLALDVAVDREAAKPGLRRLPERERTILYLRYFRNMTQLGIAEHLGISQMHVSRLISQSCARVRAGALKETGTLRKTRAVPGAA, from the coding sequence ATGCAGGCTGCATCTGCCCCCCAGCCCTCCACGGACACGGGTGCCCCGTCGTCCGACGAGGCATTCCGGAAGCTCGTCACGCTTCCCCGGGGGCCGGAGCGGGACGCCCTGCGCGAGGAGATCGTCTGCGCCTGGCTGCCGATGGCCTACCGCCTGGCCTCCCGCTTCCGCAACCGGGGCGAGCCGATGGACGACCTGCGACAGGTGGCCGCGATGGGGCTGGTCAAGGCGGTGGACCGGTACGACCCCGCGCGGGGCAAGGCCTTCGAGACCTACGCCGTACCGACCGTGACGGGCGAACTGAAGCGGCACTTCCGCGACCACACCTGGGACGTGCATGTGCCGCGCCGGGTCCAGGACCTCCGCAACCAGGTCCGGACGGCGCGCCGCGACCTCGCCCAGCGGCTGGGCGGACGGGCTCCCACCTGCGCCGAGATCGCGGCGGAGGCGAACCTCCCGGAGGAGGACGTCCTGCTCGGCCTGGAGGCGCTGGAGAGCTACAGCGCCCTGTCCCTGGACGCCGAACCGGCGGGCGTGGACGGCGGGGCCACCCTGGCCGACCGGCTGGGCTCCTGGGACCTCGCCCTGGACGTCGCCGTCGACCGCGAGGCCGCCAAGCCCGGACTGCGGAGGCTTCCCGAGCGCGAGCGGACCATTCTCTACCTGCGCTACTTCCGCAACATGACCCAGCTCGGCATCGCGGAGCACCTCGGCATCTCGCAGATGCACGTCTCCCGGCTGATCAGCCAGTCCTGCGCACGGGTCCGCGCCGGGGCCCTCAAGGAGACCGGGACCCTCAGGAAGACCAGGGCCGTCCCGGGGGCCGCGTGA
- a CDS encoding GAF and ANTAR domain-containing protein, translating into MTDGLTPGTPDLISLLLDSDTLDDFLQVLAESALLKAPAADGCGITLERENRPLTVVSSGVSAPALDEAQYGQDDGPCLEALREGHEVSVGDMAVESRWNGYPAFAVAAGTRSSLSLPVAARSHTAGALNLYSPKVNGFAEADLGGLRALAAQATGAIALAQRLSDAQTFTTDLQAALRSRAVIDQAAGIVMNQRRCTPEEALRTLRSASQHRNVKLRDLCAQLVGSVSGSVPPGGPPLRPRP; encoded by the coding sequence ATGACCGACGGCCTCACCCCCGGCACACCCGATCTGATCTCCCTTCTCCTCGACAGCGACACGCTGGACGACTTCCTCCAGGTGCTCGCCGAAAGCGCCCTTCTCAAGGCTCCGGCCGCCGACGGCTGCGGCATCACCCTGGAGCGGGAGAACCGGCCGCTGACCGTGGTCAGCTCCGGGGTGAGCGCGCCTGCGCTGGACGAGGCGCAGTACGGGCAGGACGACGGCCCGTGCCTGGAGGCTCTGCGGGAGGGGCACGAAGTCAGCGTCGGTGACATGGCGGTGGAGAGCCGCTGGAACGGCTATCCGGCCTTCGCCGTCGCCGCCGGGACCCGGTCGTCGCTCTCGCTGCCGGTGGCCGCCCGCTCCCACACGGCGGGCGCGCTGAATCTGTACTCGCCCAAGGTGAACGGCTTCGCCGAGGCCGATCTCGGCGGTCTGCGCGCCCTGGCGGCCCAGGCCACGGGGGCGATCGCCCTGGCCCAGCGGCTCTCCGACGCGCAGACGTTCACCACCGACCTCCAGGCCGCCCTGCGGTCGCGTGCGGTGATCGACCAGGCGGCCGGCATCGTCATGAACCAGCGGCGCTGCACCCCGGAGGAGGCGCTCCGGACGCTGCGCAGCGCCTCGCAGCACCGCAACGTCAAGCTGCGCGACCTCTGCGCGCAGCTCGTCGGCTCCGTCTCGGGGAGCGTGCCGCCGGGTGGCCCCCCGCTGCGCCCCCGCCCCTGA
- a CDS encoding SigB/SigF/SigG family RNA polymerase sigma factor encodes MAEESPYVDDPDTAAAFRRLVELPGGPVKERLRGEVICAWLPMAHRLAARYRNRGETLEDLRQVAAIGLVNAVDRYDPAVGRAFAPFAVPTITGEIKRHFRDRMWSVHVPRRIQNLRNIVRLAHAELAASGTPPSPARIAGHTGLSEEEVRQGSEALHGFSALSIDAETTADGGELLLGDRLGAVDEAYDLVLDREAAKPGISRLAEREKRVLYLRFFAGMTQSAIATELGISQMHVSRLISESCRRVRESAGEHHPGHHPDRRPLRAAHPM; translated from the coding sequence ATGGCCGAGGAAAGCCCGTACGTCGACGACCCCGACACCGCCGCGGCGTTCCGCCGTCTCGTCGAGCTGCCCGGCGGGCCGGTGAAGGAGCGGCTGCGCGGAGAGGTCATCTGCGCCTGGCTGCCCATGGCCCACCGGCTGGCCGCCCGCTACCGCAACCGGGGCGAGACGCTGGAGGATCTGCGGCAGGTCGCGGCGATCGGTCTCGTCAACGCCGTCGACCGCTACGACCCCGCCGTCGGCCGGGCCTTCGCTCCCTTCGCCGTACCGACCATCACGGGGGAGATCAAACGGCACTTCCGGGACCGCATGTGGTCCGTGCACGTCCCCCGCCGGATCCAGAACCTCCGCAACATCGTCCGCCTGGCACATGCCGAACTGGCCGCCTCGGGCACCCCGCCCTCGCCCGCCCGCATCGCCGGGCACACGGGGCTGAGCGAGGAGGAGGTACGGCAGGGCAGCGAGGCGCTGCACGGCTTCAGCGCCCTCTCCATCGATGCCGAGACCACGGCCGACGGCGGCGAACTCCTCCTCGGGGACCGGCTGGGGGCCGTGGACGAGGCGTACGACCTGGTGCTCGACCGCGAGGCGGCGAAACCCGGCATCAGCAGGCTGGCCGAGCGCGAGAAACGGGTGCTCTACCTGCGGTTCTTCGCGGGGATGACGCAGAGCGCCATCGCCACCGAACTGGGCATCTCGCAGATGCACGTCTCCCGGCTGATCTCCGAGTCCTGCCGCCGCGTCCGCGAGAGCGCGGGGGAGCATCACCCCGGGCACCACCCCGACCGGCGCCCGCTCCGGGCCGCGCACCCGATGTGA